TCTTGGCCAGGGCCAGCTCAAACATCTTCTGAAGGTGCGCCACGTGATATGTCGTGCTGCGGGCCACGAACATCGCGCCTGAGGCCCGGGCCATAAAACATATGTCAAAGCTCCGCTCGCAATTGCCGTATGGTGCGGTTGCGGCGGGCTCACCGGTTGGTGTGGTCGGTGAGTACTGGCCACCGGTCATCGCATAAGTTCGATTGTTGATCACGAATACTGTCAGGTCAACGTTTCTTCTTGCCGCGTGGATGAAGTGGTTTCCACCGATCGCCATGATGTCACCATCGCCACCGAATACCACAACCTTCATGTCTGGCTTGGCCAGTTTGACCCCGGTTGCAGCCGGAATCGCGCGGCCATGCAGGGTGTGGAATGTATCACAGTCGAGATACCCGGGGACACGCGAAGAACAGCCGATACCCGAAACAACGCACAAATCGTCCTGGTTGACACCAAGTCTGAGAAAAGCACGGACCATCGTGGCCATTGCGGTGCCAATACCGCAACCCGGACAGAGGATATGTGGGAACCGTTCATCCAACCGAAAAAAATCAAGGAACTCGCCCGGCATCTGTCTCTGTCTTTCGCCGTTCATCATGCCCTGTTTGCTAGCCACCTCTTATCTATAATGCCTCCAGCACCTCTTCTGGAGTCAGCATCTCGCCGTCGTACCGCAGCACCGGCACGACCGGCACGTCGCGGTTCACAACCTGCTCGACCGAGCGACTGAGCTGCCCCTGATTCATCTCCGGCACCACAACTCGCCGGCAGCTTTGCAGGAGTGCAACCAGACGCTTGAATGGAAACGGCCACACCATCCGCAGTCTCAGAATCCCGACGCTCCTGCCGGTCTTCGATTCGAACTGGCGTTTGGCCTCCATTGCTGAACGCGCCGCGCTGCCGTAGCACACGATCACCGTTTCAGCACCGATGTCCTCAAACGTCAGGTCCCACAGCCAGGCTCGGTTTGCCTCAATTTTGTCACGTAGCCGATCCAAGTTCCACTTGATTATCTC
This is a stretch of genomic DNA from candidate division WOR-3 bacterium. It encodes these proteins:
- a CDS encoding thiamine pyrophosphate-dependent enzyme, which codes for MMNGERQRQMPGEFLDFFRLDERFPHILCPGCGIGTAMATMVRAFLRLGVNQDDLCVVSGIGCSSRVPGYLDCDTFHTLHGRAIPAATGVKLAKPDMKVVVFGGDGDIMAIGGNHFIHAARRNVDLTVFVINNRTYAMTGGQYSPTTPTGEPAATAPYGNCERSFDICFMARASGAMFVARSTTYHVAHLQKMFELALAKTGFSVVEVVSQCPTLYGRQQRIGDAVRMLQWMRDKSVDVSKVDDPWSEADRFVIGVLHDREEVPPYTRLYQQVRERSKGSAE